A single window of Rubripirellula lacrimiformis DNA harbors:
- a CDS encoding energy transducer TonB, whose product MIHSSHFRRSTAFSLALHATALVAMCCVSLSALERFSSGGPRQVVSIEVSLARPAATAVSTPVSFEAIEPVTQSDHDLSRPLPVQRRTPTRSVLSSDLPEPDWTPATISQPLERVVTRTQQPIVRPAETDRPRLPPVVAVSIAPAASVPPTQQMTGLRDDSPVEFTDTPAPKYPNDAIVRRLQGTVMLKLFISTVGEVERVEISDSSGHAVLDQAAVSAVMMWRGKPATRFGQPIASVEVLPIRFRL is encoded by the coding sequence GTGATCCATTCCAGCCATTTTCGACGATCGACCGCCTTTTCGCTGGCGCTGCACGCCACGGCGTTGGTGGCGATGTGCTGTGTTTCGTTGTCGGCGCTGGAACGTTTTTCGTCAGGCGGCCCCCGACAGGTTGTGTCGATCGAAGTATCGCTTGCCCGGCCCGCAGCGACAGCCGTTTCCACACCGGTGTCGTTTGAAGCGATCGAACCGGTGACGCAATCCGATCATGACCTTTCGCGTCCACTGCCGGTTCAGCGTCGCACCCCTACCCGATCCGTGCTTTCGTCTGATCTGCCTGAACCCGACTGGACGCCTGCTACGATCAGCCAGCCTCTAGAACGTGTCGTCACTCGAACTCAGCAACCGATAGTCCGGCCAGCCGAAACGGACCGACCTCGACTCCCTCCTGTCGTCGCCGTATCGATCGCGCCCGCCGCCAGTGTGCCGCCAACCCAGCAGATGACTGGACTTCGCGACGACAGCCCGGTCGAGTTCACTGACACCCCGGCCCCCAAGTACCCCAACGATGCCATCGTGCGTCGGTTACAAGGAACCGTGATGTTGAAACTGTTCATCAGCACCGTTGGCGAAGTTGAGCGCGTCGAAATCTCGGATTCCAGCGGCCACGCAGTTTTGGATCAGGCAGCCGTATCAGCCGTCATGATGTGGCGTGGAAAACCGGCAACCCGATTCGGCCAACCCATCGCATCGGTCGAAGTGTTGCCGATACGATTTCGCTTGTAG